The following proteins are co-located in the Oceanimonas sp. GK1 genome:
- a CDS encoding DUF3545 family protein, which yields MERFSFDQEFVVEKRARAPREPAQKRKWREIEALKDKKRLREELQQLDCTFELDERIEELEL from the coding sequence ATGGAGAGGTTTAGCTTCGATCAGGAATTTGTAGTTGAAAAGCGAGCACGCGCTCCGCGCGAGCCAGCCCAAAAGCGTAAATGGCGGGAAATAGAAGCCCTTAAAGACAAAAAACGTTTACGGGAAGAACTTCAGCAACTCGATTGTACCTTCGAACTCGATGAACGTATCGAAGAGCTGGAGCTGTAA
- the ung gene encoding uracil-DNA glycosylase, with amino-acid sequence MNTTWSEAIGPEKQQPYFQQTMAAVTQARQAGKEIYPPEADVFNALKLTELAAVKVVMLGQDPYHGPGQAHGLCFSVRPGIKVPPSLRNMYKELESDIPGFKAPQHGFLESWARQGVLMLNTVLTVEKGKAHSHAGLGWETFTDKVIQTVNEYCEGVVFLLWGSHAQKKGSHVDRRRHHVLSAPHPSPLSAHRGFFGCRHFSKTNQLLEAQGKTPIDWQLPLAP; translated from the coding sequence ATGAACACCACCTGGAGCGAGGCCATCGGCCCGGAAAAACAGCAACCCTATTTTCAGCAGACCATGGCGGCGGTCACTCAGGCCCGGCAGGCGGGCAAGGAGATTTATCCGCCTGAAGCCGACGTGTTCAATGCTCTCAAGCTGACCGAGCTGGCCGCAGTCAAGGTGGTAATGCTGGGGCAGGATCCGTATCACGGTCCCGGCCAGGCCCACGGCCTGTGTTTTTCCGTACGCCCGGGAATAAAAGTGCCGCCGTCGCTGCGCAATATGTATAAAGAGCTGGAAAGCGACATTCCCGGTTTTAAAGCACCTCAGCATGGCTTTCTGGAATCTTGGGCCCGGCAGGGGGTGCTGATGCTCAATACCGTGTTAACGGTGGAGAAGGGCAAGGCCCATTCCCATGCTGGACTGGGTTGGGAGACCTTTACCGATAAGGTGATCCAGACGGTAAACGAATACTGCGAGGGGGTGGTGTTTTTGCTCTGGGGCAGCCATGCCCAGAAAAAGGGCAGCCATGTCGACCGCCGGCGTCATCATGTGCTGAGTGCGCCTCATCCCAGCCCGCTGTCGGCCCACCGGGGCTTTTTCGGCTGCCGCCATTTTTCCAAGACCAACCAGTTGCTGGAAGCCCAGGGCAAAACCCCCATTGACTGGCAACTGCCGCTGGCGCCATAA